The genomic window TGGCCGAAGTGCGGCGCAGCAATGCTGGTGGGCTTTTGGTTGCCAAGCTCTTGGCATACTTGCCGCCAGGTTTCGCGTTCGATTTCCAGCACTCGCAGGGCATCGGCTAAGGCTTCCTCATTTTGCTGAAGATAAGCCTTGGCCAGCGATTTAATCACGAAGGAATATACTGCCGCTACGCGCCGCACCAACGGTTGGCTGCGATCGGGATGCAAGCCGGCGAGCATTTGCGTGAGCATTCCTTGCGCTCGAACGATGGCTTGGCCAGCCGCCGCAGTTTGCGGTTGTGACCACAACAACCGCGCCTTCGTGATTTGGCGAATCGCTGCTTCGATCAGCAGGAGTTGCAATTTTTGTGGCGGGGCGGAAAGAACTTCTTGCTCTAAATATTTTTCGCGACTGGTGGAACTCATGGTGGCTAGCACAGGACAATGGAAAGCTTGATCGGCGACAATCGTGCAGATTGGCCGGCTACCCAGTGATGTTGGAAAGCGTCGACTGTAGGCTGTTGCTGTTATTGCTTGATGACGATTGGTTAAACGTATTAACCGACTGGAACGGCTGGATCGACTGAATGGCCGACAGGTTCGATTGAATTTTGGCAATGGCCAGTTCAGAGGCTTGGAACTGGGCGGTCAATCTTTGCTGCAGGGCGTTCAAACGCGAATTGAGCAAAGTAATGCGCTGCTGGCCGTCGGTTAAGTCTTGCGCCAGGGTACTGGACCGTTCCGCTAAAATGGAAGTTCCCACCCCAGCCAAAGAGTTTGTAAGATTCTTGAATTGATCGGAAACGCCGGTGGTAGGCGTGGTCAGGAAATCCTGGACCGCTTGCGGATCCTGATTGTAGGTCGCCTGGAACACGGACTGATTGAACGCTGCCGTTCCGTCTTGGCCGATGGTAATTCCCAATTGGGCCAGCGAATGAATGGAGCCCGTGCTGGAGATGCTCCCGGCAATCAAGTTGGCCAGCTCGTCGTTGACTTGCAACACGCTGTTGTCGGCTTGCAAAACCGCGGCGGTATTGGTGGTGATGTTGAAGGTCGTATCCTGCTTAATTTGCGAGTGCACCGTGTTATAGGCGGTAACGACCGATTGCAGCGCCGAAACCAAATTGCTGTTGTTCGCCGCCACGGAAAGAGTGATGGGCGTCTGCGAAACGCCCCCCACGTTGATCGATAATCCCGGCACCAAGTTGTTCACCGTATTGGTGGCGGAGGTAGCCAA from Pirellulales bacterium includes these protein-coding regions:
- a CDS encoding flagellar export chaperone FliS, yielding MSSTSREKYLEQEVLSAPPQKLQLLLIEAAIRQITKARLLWSQPQTAAAGQAIVRAQGMLTQMLAGLHPDRSQPLVRRVAAVYSFVIKSLAKAYLQQNEEALADALRVLEIERETWRQVCQELGNQKPTSIAAPHFGHVPQGVMQTPTERLSLEA